The DNA segment ataatttgggagagcagcgccggtttttagcccttcgtttccagaggttgctgctcaagacaccagccgatgaaacactgcaattaaataactacaagcagcaaccacttttcacgcaaaacgaagtccaagctacaaagatgctgctgcagttctgtatcttttctctcgtgctccatctgcagctctcagttccgtcaggggggcgggaggaagggggggggaatagcgcccgaagtaaacccgcatatcagaccatctatgctagtctcccactacaaatctatgggagaagcgcttgcggtccttcctccgctttccccctctatggttagcccttggaacacctgccagcgcctcctcctcctcctctctctgaactgctttctctatggttgccctcactctcctctcaaggctcctcagcaattcataggccgtgccaggctgcccatctcatctggGTCCTTCGGCGGAGCAGCCACAGTACGGCCTAGCGGGAAAGGCAGCGATGGGCAGAGACGCTCAATTTGGCGGCCGCGAGGAGGATGGCGGcagaagggcccgaggctcccgtCAGTCCCGGCAGGGAGGGGCTCCcggggctgggctgggcagccaagcaacacagttggagcctccctcctccttggccggcagggagggagggagaggagctgcttcctttgaaacccgggaaatttaagggacatcatcaataagggacagcagcgggacacggcgctggattaagggagtttcccgccaaataagggacggttgacagctatggtgtaatTCAGGGTAGGGAGCCTCTGTCCCATGGTCCAAAGTTCACCCAGCGCAAGTATCACAGGAAGCCGTTTTCCCTAAGCCATGTCCTCCTGCCCCCATATGAGACCTCTGGTGCAAGACATGTAGAGACAAAGCCAGCTCAGCTGCGCAGCTGAATTACACGTGGGGAACTCAGCCGATCTCtggagaaagctggagtgaaGTCATGGGCCATCAGTAGTCCAAGCCTGCTGGACCAGCTGTGCAAGTGAGCTCCCCATGGCGAATGTGATGGACAAGATGAAGATAACTTGAGGAAATTGAGAAAACATTTGATCTTCCAAGTTGGGAGGAAGATGTAGTTGTCTGCCCAAAGGATAAACGCTTTTCTTAATGTTGGTTGTTACAGGAACTAATTTCCTATGTGTTTTCTGATTACATAGTGAGTGAATGTGAATCGTCAGCTATGCTGCCGCTGGAGTGCCAGTACTTAAATAAGAATGCCTTGACCACATTGGCTGGACCACTTACTCCTCCGGTGAAGCACTTCCAGCTGAAACGTAAACCAAAAAGCGCTACTCTCCGAGCAGAGCTGCTGCAGAAGTGTAAGTATCAAGGCACCTGTTAAGAAAAACACCAGAGGAATAGCCTCAATATTGTACAGTATTTGAAAAAAATGCAACATACACAGTAGAATTTGAGATGCTGAAACCAGCCTTGGAGGAAGTCTTGATGCTTTGTAGTCTAGAACTTTGATCTTCAACTGGTGGGATGGGGCTCtacttaatatatttaatatatgggTGACCCCAGTTGGAGCCCCACCATTCTCCCCCTACCCAATCTCTCTCTCGTTAAAAAAGATAAATGTAGAACAGTGAATTTTGACAGCTTTAcgtttttcttcttttgcttctgATTTTCAGGCTTCACACCTTAAAATTTCCCTTTGTTCTACAGAGTTGTTTAAAGGGGCAAGAATCATGTCATGTGTGAGAAGGGGAAAGGCAGGCATGCGCAATACATTCCTTTGGAATGGGTGGGTTGAGAGCTGGTGGCATTGATCAATATCGACATATTTTAGAATGAAAAGTGTGCAGGTGCTCTAGGACCAGGGGTTCTTCCTGTTCCAGGTATAGCACTAAAAAGGGGAAGCTCTGTTTGTAAATTCAGTCTGTGCATTATTGAGCGGTATGATTTCTTTCCGGAGAGGGTCAAGTTTTAATTGTTCCATGAAGAGCACTGTTTAAGAATGACTTGATATGTTTTCTTGGTGGAGTATTAATTAGAATTATTTTTTGTAGCTACTGAAACTGCACAGCAGCTCAAGAAGACAGCTGGAGTGCCTTTCCATGCCAAAGGAAGAGGGCTAGTCAAAAAGATCGATACAACAAGTAGGATTTTAATTTTCTCTTAGATCTAAGAGACACGTATATATGCAAAGCATGAAACAGCTATTTTGaaggatatatatatagagagagagagatagaatgaGTATATAATCTTGCAGTTACACACCCCCTTTTTTGAATAATACCTTTGTGTTGTCTTAGAACATTGAAAATCCCACATTTTTATTTAATCAACGCTAGGTATttcttgttctttaaaatattttattgacttgtttttaaaaagtgcaaagataacaaaaagaaagaagataaagaataaaaaaatgtgAAAACATAAAACATTGCAGCCTAGAaggacaaaagtgcaaagataCAGCACAGGGTTAATAAAGTATTAAGTCATTCAAAGATTCCCTTATAAAATAATAaagatatataaaaaataaaagtattctccACATGTGAGTTAAATCATTATTGAGCATTAAGTTCTATAAAGTCTTAGATGAGCCAGAAGTTTGCATATATTGGTGGCACCAAGCGACCTTGTGCCTCAATATTCATAGAAGAATTCTGATAGCAAAGAAATGCTTTTGGTGTATGAGATACCTTTTTCAAGAAGGGTAATTTGCTAAGCACTGTTTCTAGGCCTTGCAGGTAAGGCTGAAAATGGTTAACAAACTTTCTCTGTGGCCCCCTGTGAAAAGGTTTGCTGCCTCTGCTTTTTGATAGTGTCACCAAGTTGGGTTTTTCAGTAGCATTTAGTCATTCAGTGGTAtattattaaaatataaatagcCATGCGAGGTTTTGGAATACTGGAAAACCAGGTTCTGCATTAGTGTTCTACAAGTGTTCCACAGAATATTGAAATAAATCACATATGCTTCTTCTCAAGAATCATATCCTGTCTCCGAGAAGGTACTGTAGGCAAACATGCAATTGGAGTTTTTAGAGTTTTTATCTCCAAAGGTGTAAGAGCAATTAACTGTCCAGCTACTCAAATTAAATGCTGTCCTAAATGtagatttaaaataaaagttgggTTGTctaaaaggaggggaggggaggatgagGAATGTAGCTTGGTGAAAGCTTTTCATGCAAGTTGATGTTCAAGAATCCTACTTGTGCCTTTGTGGTTCTGGCATTAGTATTAAGTGTAATTGGCTATTCCCAGAAAAGGAATTCCTCTTTTCACATTTCCTTGCCTTCTGTTACCTTTTCTTTCTGaatttttctgtttatttttcatgGCAACATCTTTCCATGCAATCCAGGCATCAACTGTATTTACCTAGACAGGTGCTCTGTATCTCTGTAGCTTATTCCTTTCTCCCCATACTCAGTGCATGTATTTTCATTGCTGCGGTTCCTCTGTGATTCttgccccccttctctctccctaaCTCTTCTTTTACTGCAGCAGAAATTactattgctgctgcttctctcaccAGAAGAACAATTCCAGCCATAAGCTGCAGTGTTACAACCTGGGAAGAATTTTCCCCCATAGACAAGATTAGCCAGCAACCCCAGTGGAGGTGAAATGGCATCTTTCCTTTATGGACCATTTCACTTGCTTAATTAAGCCAGCCATGATCGCTCAGCCTGTCTCTGGTTGCCTGGGATTTTGCTCACAGCTGCATGTTGTGATTTCAGTAATAACAGTCTGAATACTGACTGTCCTGTCTCTATACTGGGGACTGAACTTTCTGAGACCTTGATATCTAGGGCACAGTCATACCCCCACCCCTTCATTGATGAGCATATTTCACTCTTACGTATACAGaataacacaaaataaatagcaaaaacagacagacctcagcgtaacactccaaacgaaagtgtggcactcaaatcggagcaAGTTTGCCTTCCGAAAAAGGTTCGCgcaccggaacacttacttctgggtttgcagtgtttgggttccaagttgtttgagaaccaatgtgtttgagaaccaaggtaccactgtacaactacaGGTGATCTGCTTCCAAGCATCCTGCCTCCCCTTTGCCCAGCTACCCTGATCTCTGGGCACTGTTGATGCTTGTAGGTGTCCAGCAGGGCGTTCAGGTGTACTGAAGGCTGCATTACAGAGAATCCTGCCACATCCTCTCTTTTTGAGCGAAGTAGCCTATCCACATGCTGGAATATATTGTTGTATTGCCTCAGAGGCTGCAGGGTGCATTCTTCCCAGGTCTCTTTATACTTGGGCTCTCCAAATGGAATAGGCACTGACTGTGTTGATTCCAGGAAAAAGCAAAGTTGCCGAGCCtttgttcgttcattcattcattcattcattcagtccaTTTATACcccagctttcctccaaagagctcgaagtagtgtacatggttctccctctcctcatttaatctccacaacaggggtcagcaaactttttcagcagggggccgatccactgtccctcagaccttgtggggggccggactatattttgaaaaagaaagaaatgaatgaattcctatgccccacaaataacccagaggtgcattttaaataaaaggacacattctactcatgtaaaaacacactgattcctggacagtccgcgggccggattgagaaggcgattgggcccggatccggcccccgggccttagcttgcctacccatgctccacaacaaccctctgaggtaggttaggttgagatgCAGTGACTGTCCCAAGATCAGCCAGTAAAATTCATGGCTGGGGATCTGAACCCTTGTCTCCTtaggtctgacactctaaccactatagcaCCCCACCTGCTGCCTCCCATAAGAGATGGTGAAATTTGGTAATGTTGTGTACTCTGATGCCTTCTGAGAGCTACTTCGTTTAAATGTTAACTTCTAATAGTGAGGAATCGCCCATTTCCATACTTGGTGTCTTAAAACTGCCTTCCTTCCCCTAAGCATTCATGGGTTGCCAAAGTAATAGCCATATTTTCCCAGTTTTTACAGAAGTGCGTTAACAGTGTTTGAGAGTTAATGGAGTAGAATGAGTACTGTGTTGAGGAAGTAAGATTATGGAAGTAAGCAAAGGGGAAAAGGACATTTAAAAAAGCACGCATCTTGTATGTGTTGCTTCACAGCACTAATGTCCTCTGGACTACATTTGTGAATTCATCTATATGTATAATCAGTATTGCTTTGAAATGTTTTGGTCCTCAGTAGGAGTCTTACCTaaccctaagggacgcgggtggcgctgtgggttaaaccacagagcctaggacttgccgatcagaaggtcggcggttcgaatccccgtgacggggtgagctcccattgctcggtcactgctcctgccaacctagcagttcgaaagcacgtcatgtgcaagtagataaatagggaccgctccggcgggaaggtaaatggcatttccgtgtgctgctctggttcgccagaagcggcttagtcacgctggccacatgacccggaagctgtacgccggctccctcggccaataaagcgagatgagcgcgcaaccccagagtcggtcacgactggacctaatggtcaggggtccctttacctttaggagtcTTACCGCTGTGTTCAGTTcagtgattttttccccttttgtttttgtATAGCTCCACTCAAAGGGATACCTAAACAAGCACCTTTCAGGAATCCCACTACTCCAAGTGTATTCAGTCCTGCTGGAAACAGAACTCCGATTCCGCCCTCGAGAACTCCTCTGCGCAAAGAGCGAGGAGTAAAGGTATTTATGCAGCTTCAAGTGTGCTTTCCTTGGCACTCTCCCTTGGCTTCTGAATATCCAGTCTTTTcaaagttaaaaaacaacagccctgtgTATTTGTCCAACTAGCTTGAGtgttatttcattatttcatcCCTGTTTacacagttttgttttgctttttaatttaaaaaatcacagtacTCTTTGGTATTGTGAGGTACAGTATGgatacatatacagtcatacctcgggttaaatatgcttcgagttgagcgcgttcgagttgtgctccttGGCatcctggaagtaacagagcgcgttagttccgggtttcaccgcatgcgcagacgctcaaaatgacgtcgcgcatgcgtagaagcagcgaaaagcgacgtgcgcagacgtgccatcgctagttacatttacctctagatgcgaacggagctccggaacggatcccgttcgtatctagaggtaccactgtactaaaatcgCTCCCCCCTGTTACAATTGGGGGGGGTTATTTTGTATAAGGGAAGAAGCTCTAACATGATGCACGTATGTGGAAGTGTAAAAGGTAGACAGGGCAATCCATGTATCAGGAGCTAGTAAACTCTGCAATAAATGTGAAAGTAAGTGTTCCTTTGGTGTATTTGTAGTTACTCGACATCTCAGAGCTGGATACGGTTGGTGCTGGCCGGGAAgccaaaaggagaagaaagaccTTAGGTTAGTATATAGGGTTACAAACTGGTATATAGGGTTAAGTACAAAGTGATGTACTTTTGTACTTAATCTGTCAAATTAAATTTAGAGCTAAAGGCTaattgtttgcttttctgttcATTTGCCACTTATTAAAGCTGCTGTGAAATTATAGGGAGTTGAGATTTGATAATATGGAATAATTGTCTGTCAACTTGTGATAGGCTTGAGAGAGTGAACAATTCACAATAGGGCACCTGCTTGCGGACCAGCGGAGAGGTTTGGAAAATAGTaacacacatcatttgaaaaatacatGCAGGGAAACAAGAGGGAATATATAAATGACTATTGATTCATCTATCTAAATCTGTTTTCATTAATAAAGAAAACCTACTATATGAAGACTGCCATGCGCTTGGACTTGCCTAGTGAGGCAAATTGAATTGTTCTGTTGTATTTGTACACAAATTTGGCTGGATCTGAGAGTTAGCAAAtcgaatagaatagaatagccaCAGTTATGTCTGCTCTGAGTTCCTGCAGCCCAAACTTTACTTCCAGCTGTTTCTTGTACCATTCCCCTGTGGAATCCGTGCTTGTACAGAGAATTCAAAACTCAGcgtaggattttatttatgttaagtgatgaattaatatgtttaatttcataaagtgaagatttaaggatgtttatgtttaagttaaattttataagaattgggatttgaaaaaccgttaaaaggacatgcaatgaaattcaaccaaggggaagcggggaagtcacttaacaaagttaataagtgtaaatttcaataaggctatgatttatgtttgtttgtcttatgtgtttgtttgtttataatattgtgaaaaccaataaaaaaaatttgggggggggggaaaggagagaattCAAAATTCGGAAGtaattttggatttttaaaaattctttattTGGGTAACCAAAACAAGGCAGGAGTTATGGCTAACTAGCTTCTATGTTTGTTAATGGTGTAGATACAGAAGTGGTGGAAAAGCAAGCGAAAGAAGAGACAGTCGTCGAAAATGCTACTCCAGACTATGCTGCTGGTCTCGTATCTACTCAGGTAGGATTTAGAACAGTATTGTATATCGGGCTGCTTTCTAAGCCTCATCCATGTAGGGCTCTGCTCTGCAATCACAGGCACGAACGATGTACCCTTGAATTGTCAAAATTATTTTTGAAATAGTTTAAGGATGCATGTGCTGTTTTACAGAAAATTGCCTCTTTGAACAATGACCCTGCCCTGGCTTCTACGAGCTATTTGCCTGCAGCACCCAGTGTTGTTCCATCTTCCTCTTATGTTCCAAGTTCCGACACCACGCAGCCCGGTAAGTGACACAATTTCCCATTATTGCACTTCTGAATGTGTTCGTTACTGATATCTTCCACATTGTAAAAACGACGGCACTCAAAAGGCTATGGCAAGTACCTTCATCAGAATAGGtttatttaatgtttttaaaCAGTGCGCAGAGTGCAAGTCAAACGAGGACACATCGCCTGCAGCAAGCTTTGAATCTGTTCTGTATTCAAACAGCCCAAAATACCTGAATTCAAGGAAGATGTGCAGGGCTTCGGTTTCTATAATAAGCCCAAAGATAATAACAATATTGCCTAGAGCtgaggtggggaacatttttggcTCAGTAAGCTCAATCCTTATCTTCACACACACCGGCAGGTGGAAGGAACAACTCACCTGCCAGTCATCCAACATCAGTTGATTGGCACCTGTCAGAGTCAGCtcgtcagtgtttcccaaccagatGGTTGCCTGGTGCTTCAGAAGCCTGGCGCAAAGGCATTGCAAGCCGCTGGGAAGCCCTGCACATAGGGTTGCAGGTGGTTCTCAGCCGTGCCTGCTAAGCCACTTCGAGGGAGACCCCACCACCTGACCCACAtgtatgacatcaggtgtagggcagatGGGCATGGCTTGCCAGAAGCATCCTCCccaggccaaatggggaggcctgttGTGCTGGATTAGGTCTGCAAACTGGAGATTctctagtaaaaggtaaagggacccctgaccattaggcccagtcgttaccgactttggggttgcggcgctcatctcgctttattggccgagggagccggcgtgcagcttccgggtcatgtggccagcaagactaagccgctcctggcgaaccagagcagcgcacggaaatgccgtttaccttcccgccagagcggtacctatttatctacttgcactttgacgtgcttttgaactgctaggtgggcaggagcagggaccgagcaacgggagctcaccccgtcgcggggattcgaaccgccaaccttccgattggcaagttctaggctctgtggcttaacccactgcgccacccgcatccccaagagATTCCCTAGTCTGTACTAAAGTTACAATGCAAAGGTATGAAGCAATATCAAACTTGTTGTGAATAATACTTACTGAGACCTTGAATCCTTTCTGGGCATGGTCTGTGTGCTGTCATGTAGAGACCTTGCTTGGCCAGTGATGGATGGAGGAAGTTTCATCTTCCTTTAGGTTAGTTATGTCAACTTCTGCCCTAATTGCCACATCCACTCATTTCTGTAAAATGACAGGATTCTCGCAGTTAACACCCCAAGATGCCAAAATGAAGTTCCTCAAAGGTTcttgaaaaaagcactgaggaAATTTGTGCAGCGACAAAGTACACTTGGTCACTTTGTGcttctttatttattacatttcacaGCATTTATTaggctgcttgattgtaataaaacctcaaagcagtttcatAAAGGATTGAGTGAAAAAGAGGGATGTGGCTGTTGATATTTCAACGCCAGGCAATTGTCTGAACTCCTGGGATAATCTCAAAGATTAGCGGGTTTCGGGTGTCGCGTTTAAACCAGATCCCGCAGAAACTTCTGAAGCAAACCAGAATATAAGCATTTTGGAGGAAACAGAAACCAGGTGGCATAAAGAAAGGGTGGGCAATGTTTTTGTCCTCAAGGGCCATATCTGGTGGTGGGGAGGCATTTGGTGGCTGTATGGCACAATGTGGCGCTGtgtaggacacgggtggcgctgtggtctaaaccacagagcctagggcttgccgatcaaaaggttggtggttcgaatccctgagacaggtagagctcccgttgctcagtcactgctcctgccaacctggcagttcgaaatcacatcaaagtgcaagtagataaataggtactgctccggcgggaagttaaatggtgtttccatgcgctgctctggttcgccagaagcggcttagtcatgctgggcacatgacccagaagctgtacgctggctccctcggccaatagagcgagatgagcgccgcaaccccagagtcggccgcgaccgggcctaacggtcaggggtccctttacctttatgacacaATGAGCAGGGCGCTTACACACctgcacacactctctctcacctCAGCTTCTCCCAGCGCACCCTCAGCACAGATGTCACTGGGTAGCTGCCTCAGGAGcatggaggggaggagaaggttgAAACCTCCACTTCACAGTTCTCCCAACCAGACAACATCTCTGCCTCCATACTGCTTAGTCGAGGGATCCTTTCGCTGCTGCCCACTTGACAGCTGATGGGTGGAAAGTGACTGGGCTTGTGGGGCTCTGGAAGAGTAGCTGAGGGCTGTAGGTTGCCCAAATGTGGCTTTCCTTTTGGGTCATGCCTTCCTCCCCTGCTCGTGTCCCATGACTGGACTGAAGCACATAACATTAATTTTATAGGATCTTGCCTTTGTGTGGTGCTAttttatatctctctctctcttttttttacccaGAGGAAGTGTCATGAGAACATTTCCCCCTGTATCTGGGAAGCATGGCGTGGTTCTTCACATTACCCTCTGTGCATAACCTTTGTGCATCGATTCTTGCCTTTGTAATATTTAGAATCTCTCTTTTTGAAATTAGAGTTGTGAGCGTGTGTAGGGAGGGATGTGAGAAAAGGTTTCAGATCTGAGAGAAACGAACATGAGCTTCAAGCAGCGATTGGCGATTTCAGATCTGACAGGAAGCAGGTGTGCTGTTTCTCTTTCTGGGGAAAGGCTTCAGTTGAATAATCTCAGTTTGTACCCAAATGGTGTCTTTCAAGCCCCCACAGCACTTGGGATTTTAAtttcacgtacagtggtacctcgcaagacgaatgcctcgcaagacggaaaactcgcaagacgaaagggtttttggttttttgagttgcttcgcaagacgattttccctatgggcttgcttcgcaagacggaaacgtcttgcaagtttgtttcctttttcttaacaccgttaatacagttgcgacttgacttcgaggagcaactcatagcatgcggtgtggtagccttttttgaggtttttgaagactttggtgatttttgaagcttttccaaaacttttccgaaaccgtgcttcgcaagacgaaaaaatcgcaagacgacaaaactcgtgcaacgaattaatttcgtcttgcgaggcaccactgtatggcctGAGGAATTCTGGGTTTCTGCAATCACCCGTTTTCCCTGTGCTGTGGCGGCAAGCAAGGAAGACAGAAAAGCAGACAAGCAAAAGTGAGGCTTTAGGTAAATGAAGGCAGGGCATCAGGAAGAAGGTTGAGAGACTGTCACTGCCTGTCGGAGGGGGACCTTTTTGCTAAGTTACATGTTATCCTTTAGTGAAAAGCGTTAAAATTTGTAATGAGAGTAAACGGTACGAAcaccattttgttgttgctgatgaCATCTTTTGTTGCAAACAGCTGGCTCTGTCCGGGAACCCTTGCAAGCAAAAGAAGAGCCTGCGACGCCCCCTGGCACTGCTGTCCCGACTCAGTTTAAGCAAAGGACACCCATGTATAACAGTAACGCAAACACAGCTGCAGCGACGCCTACCTCTCCTGTGACTCCTCCCGCCGCCCCTCCAGCCGTGCAGGCGCCACCGGCAGCTCCTCCTCAGCAAGCGCCGCCCAAGAAGAACCTCTCTCTAACAGTAAGCTAAGAGAACTCTCTCACAATGTATATAGACGATTCGCTTGGATCCTTTCCGTTGCTTCTACAGAAATAGCCAGGCGTTTGCAATCTTGTTTATGAATATGCGGATCTGGGTAgtactaaaccaggggtctgcaacccgtggctccggagccgcatgtggctcttttacacctttgccgtggctccggggcggatactagcgaggggaggaggcacattgtgcgccccgacactccccactgtggcgggcgctgtactggctgtgacgtcacatgagggcggtgcgtgcattagtcgcacaccgtcccgacatcaccttcccacccactgtcagatcggagggcagcggcgcgcatgctttaaatgtcgcaatggttttgcggctcccaggttttttccccttcggaaacgggtccaagtggctctttttgtgttaaaggttgcagacccctgtactaAACCATAAGACCGCTAACGTTCAAGGGTATGAATGCTAATAACCTTgctgccacatttcaaaaagtaaaaaccaggatgccctgaaagttgttgatttttcaattgacttgcctaagatccagagcAAAGCACTGCCTTTCggaaatccacccccccccccccaatgtcaattctgcctttggaatcctggtaatgtctgggaaaatccgaatgtatggcagccctaccttgTAGCtctttaagaacactttcaggatTTTCTTTACAAATAGACCTCAATACTGATGAGAACTGATGTGTGCCCTGCCTGTACAACTTCTGACCCACTAAGGAGATTCaggtggcaccttcattatatacctttagacgccaggcaaaaacgttcttctTTAACAAGGTCTTTGAAATGTGTTggtggggttattgggttgttctagtttttatttttattacgtactttgtgtttttatgtcGTGACAACCAATCTTCCACCCGTGCCCGTGAGCCAATTTTGAGAAGTGGGTAAGACCGCTTACCTGCCAGTTACCAGATGTCATAATGGCTTCAGGTCATTGATACCTGCCAAGGGCTTGAAGGAGAGGTTCCTGCAACAGCCCTTTAGCTGAATGGTGGTTGCAGCAAGCTCCTTTGAAGATGCTCCATCAAAGATGCTGCAACCCTGATCGTGGAACTCATCTGAAGTCTCtttagagcgggggggggggggggggatatgctcttaaaaagcagagattttCCCTTCCACAGAAAGAGCTGTTGGGATTCAAGGGTCTTCCCCCAGAAAAATAATAACTACATTTTCAAGTGGGGCACTTCGTACTCTCCAGAGGAAGCAGCTTGGATTCATAGAGCACTGGGGGGAGCAGCTAGAATCCAGGTTGGCTCCTCCAGGCCCTCTTGGGAGTTCAGCTGATTTTCGGCGCTCTCGGTGAGCCCTGTTCTGCTCTTTAAACCCCAACAATTGGCTGATGGTTGGGGCTTCCGTGTATCCCCCAGAGGGCTTTGCATTCATTGACCTTTCTATTTCGGTACTTGATCAAAGACCCCCAGAAAGATACCCAAGTGATGGCCTACTCTGTACCTCTATCTTGGAACATAGTGGTAGATTtaagacacacagacagacagagagagaatatCAGCTGCAAGAATATGAAGAGCTCTGGCCAATGTACCACTCTTGACTATATGAAAATTAGATTAGAATAAAAGCTCTGAGGTTCTATCAAGGGGCACTGATGCTTTTTCTATTCCTGCACAAGATAAGGGATTTGTCAATTGAGAAACAATGAGGCTGGATGCTTGAACTTATTTTCTGTTCTCCCGATCATTTTCTCTCCTGAAATAAAATCTTACTGACTCTTCCTTGCAGAAGGAACAAATGTATGCAGCGCAAGAAATGTT comes from the Podarcis muralis chromosome 6, rPodMur119.hap1.1, whole genome shotgun sequence genome and includes:
- the NELFA gene encoding negative elongation factor A, whose amino-acid sequence is MPAESLPSPPTPRSKMASMRESDTGLWLHNKLGSADELWAPPSIASLLTASVVDNIRLCFHGLSSPVKLKLLLGMLHLPRRAVDEMKNALTEIIQLATLDPDPWVLMVADILKSFPDIGSLNLDLEEQNPNVQDILGELREKVSECESSAMLPLECQYLNKNALTTLAGPLTPPVKHFQLKRKPKSATLRAELLQKSTETAQQLKKTAGVPFHAKGRGLVKKIDTTTPLKGIPKQAPFRNPTTPSVFSPAGNRTPIPPSRTPLRKERGVKLLDISELDTVGAGREAKRRRKTLDTEVVEKQAKEETVVENATPDYAAGLVSTQKIASLNNDPALASTSYLPAAPSVVPSSSYVPSSDTTQPAGSVREPLQAKEEPATPPGTAVPTQFKQRTPMYNSNANTAAATPTSPVTPPAAPPAVQAPPAAPPQQAPPKKNLSLTKEQMYAAQEMFKTANKVTRPEKALILGFMAGSRENPCQEQGDIIQIKLSEHTELLPKADGTGSTTMLVDTVFEMNYATGQWTRLKKYKPITNVS